In bacterium, a single genomic region encodes these proteins:
- a CDS encoding GIY-YIG nuclease family protein has translation MGLFSMFDRVFYVYILACKSRRLYIGVTGGLRRRVFEHKSKALVGFTKRYNIDQLVYYEAYRYIHNAIRREKQLKNGPRKKKIELIESTNPEWKDLAADWAEEEAAVVRDSVPFRVQKGTE, from the coding sequence GTGTTCTATGTGTATATCCTTGCCTGCAAGTCGCGCCGGCTGTACATCGGGGTGACAGGCGGCTTGCGGCGGCGTGTATTTGAGCATAAATCCAAGGCATTGGTCGGGTTCACCAAGCGCTACAACATTGACCAACTCGTGTACTATGAAGCTTACAGATATATCCATAACGCCATCCGCAGGGAAAAGCAGCTTAAGAACGGGCCACGAAAGAAGAAGATCGAATTGATCGAGAGCACGAATCCCGAATGGAAGGATCTTGCCGCAGATTGGGCCGAAGAAGAAGCCGCTGTGGTCAGGGATTCCGTTCCCTTTCGAGTACAAAAGGGAACGGAATGA